In Mastomys coucha isolate ucsf_1 unplaced genomic scaffold, UCSF_Mcou_1 pScaffold20, whole genome shotgun sequence, one DNA window encodes the following:
- the LOC116098793 gene encoding anionic trypsin-2 gives MSALLILALVGAAVAFPVDDDDKIVGGYTCPEHSVPYQVSLNSGYHFCGGSLINDQWVVSAAHCYKSRIQVRLGEHNINVLEGNEQFVSSAKVIQHPRYNGWTLNNDIMLIKLASPVTLNAQVAAVPLPSSCAPAGTQCLISGWGNTLSNGVNNPDLLQCVEAPVLSQADCEASYPGEITNSMICVGFLEGGKDSCQGDSGGPVVCNGELQGIVSWGYGCAQPDAPGVYTKVCNFVDWIQDTIAAN, from the exons ATGAGTGCACTTCTGATCCTAGCCCTTGTGGGAGCTGCTG TTGCTTTCCCTGTGGATGATGATGACAAGATTGTTGGAGGATATACCTGCCCGGAGCATTCTGTCCCCTACCAGGTGTCTCTGAACTCTGGCTACCACTTCTGTGGAGGTTCCCTCATCAATGACCAGTGGGTGGTGTCTGCAGCTCACTGCTACAAATC CCGCATTCAAGTGAGACTGGGAGAACACAACATCAATGTCCTGGAGGGCAATGAGCAGTTTGTCAGTTCTGCCAAGGTCATCCAGCACCCCAGATATAATGGGTGGACCCTGAACAATGACATCATGCTGATCAAGCTCGCTTCCCCGGTGACCCTCAATGCCCAGGTGGCCGCTGTACCCCTGCCCAGCTCCTGTGCACCAGCAGGCACTCAGTGCCTCATCTCTGGCTGGGGAAACACCCTCAGCAATGGTG TGAACAACCCAGACCTGCTCCAGTGTGTGGAAGCCCCAGTGTTGTCTCAAGCTGATTGTGAAGCCTCCTACCCTGGGGAAATCACCAACAGCATGATCTGTGTTGGCTTCCTGGAGGGAGGCAAAGATTCCTGCCAG GGTGACTCTGGTGGCCCTGTGGTTTGCAATGGAGAGCTCCAGGGCATTGTTTCCTGGGGCTATGGTTGTGCCCAGCCAGATGCACCTGGTGTATACACCAAGGTCTGCAACTTCGTGGACTGGATTCAGGACACAATTGCTGCCAACTAA